A genomic segment from Lagenorhynchus albirostris chromosome X, mLagAlb1.1, whole genome shotgun sequence encodes:
- the LOC132513755 gene encoding proline-, glutamic acid- and leucine-rich protein 1-like, translating to MQMEEDMEEEVEGMEKTEEEEEEEEFKLDIEDQEEDVYQSEEGDETAEEVEEDKETEEEDDNGQEGAGVVTGHGASAARSKSLPRDVVHCHAQPRHYTYRVLVDPKTGCVMVRRRCLWPSGPAADAVPPQGQENLGEADPPEGRELDSPADFKSGNVVHHLVMPKSVSFDSKEESEHQYENADEEKEDGNEKPEEGPKLDMVSAEGSSGEYSWKA from the exons atgcagATGGAGGAAGACATGGAAGAAGAGGTGGAGGGTATGGAGAagacggaggaggaggaggaggaggaggagtttaAATTAGACATCGAGGACCAGGAGGAGGATGTGTATCAGTCAGAAGAGGGGGACGAAACTGCGGAGGAGGTCGAGGAGGacaaagagacagaagaggaggacGATAATGGGCAGGAGGGCGCGGGAGTGGTCACGGGCCACGGGGCCTCTGCGGCGCGTTCTAAGTCCCTGCCCCGGGATGTGGTCCATTGCCATGCGCAGCCCAGGCACTACACCTACCGTGTCCTGGTCGACCCCAAAACCGGCTGCGTGATGGTCAGGCGCCGCTGCCTATGGCCCTCGGGCCCTGCAGCAGATGCCGTGCCTCCTCAGGGGCAGGAAAACCTGGGAGAGGCAG ATCCTCCCGAGGGCAGAGAACTAGATTCTCCTGCTGATTTTAAATCGGGAAATGTTGTCCACCACCTTGTGATGCCAAAGTCCGTATCATTCGACAGTAAAGAAGAGAGTGAACATCAGTATGAAAACGCTGATGAAGAGAAAGAGGATGGAAATGAGAAACCAGAAGAAGGACCTAAGCTGGATATGGTCTCAGCAGAGGGCAGCTCTGGAGAATACAG CTGGAAGGCATAA